A window of the Diabrotica undecimpunctata isolate CICGRU chromosome 1, icDiaUnde3, whole genome shotgun sequence genome harbors these coding sequences:
- the LOC140432738 gene encoding uncharacterized protein, with protein MIFLIVFGLICPTDAPAITVTLDKTCSDIQLSNEFYKLTTAEGAIIYGGVVEQYKIDGNTFLIINDHATPFYFISLKKAKENDVYATYLEGVTATKVEKDVIWKNNLAALEQEHLKSLSFGERQAIFNEFVTVYNNYSNSCTANYSILQKLYKVNLVQLLNVLNNTMKQSEASEITGTPPVIINIKENHFLNLWMGIINTLQHIDKVNLTKILNFFNTTKETNESMIQCFPIKDDHFLNLLTNINTTLQKLEELNLSKMKTTDQLIKSLCSKDDRFLSEMFTGMLIGIFLVIIIVLICYIPYLKKIFPCWRDRNHSGYQLSTQSEELKKISLNLN; from the exons atgatttttttaatCGTATTTGGTCTGATTTGTCCTACTGATGCTCCCGCAATAACCGTTACCTTGGACAAAACTTGCAGCGATATTCAACTGAGCAACGAATTCTATAAGTTAACAACTGCGGAAGGTGCAATAATTTATGGTGGTGTGGTCGAGCAGTATAAGATTGACG GTAACACTTTCCTGATTATCAACGACCACGCTACGCCTTTCTATTTTATCAGCCTGAAGAAAGCCAAGGAAAATGATGTGTATGCAACATATCTAGAAGGTGTAACTGCCACCAAAGTCGAGAAAGACGTGATTTGGAAAAATAACTTGGCAGCATTGGAGCAAGAACATTTAAAATCACTAAGTTTTGGAGAGCGCCAAGCTATTTTTAATGAATTTGTTACAGTTTACAACAACTATAGTAATTCGTGTACGGCAAACTATAGCATATTACAAAAACTGTATAAAGTAAACCTGGTTCAGCTTCTAAATGTTTTAAACAATACAATGAAACAAAGTGAAGCAAGTGAAATCACTGGAACACCACCGGTAATTATAAATATCAAAGAGAATCACTTCTTGAATTTATGGATGGGAATAATTAATACATTACAACATATAGATAAAGTAAACCTAACTAAGattctaaatttttttaacacTACAAAAGAAACAAACGAATCAATGATACAATGTTTCCCTATCAAAGATGATCACtttctgaatttattaacaaacattAATACCACATTACAAAAACTAGAAGAACTAAACCTTAGTAAAATGAAAACAACCGATCAATTAATAAAAAGTTTATGTAGCAAAGATGATCGTTTCTTGTCCGAAATGTTTACAGGTATGCTTATAGGAATATTTTTGGTTATAATAATAGTTTTAATTTGCTACAttccctatttaaaaaaaatatttccctGCTGGAGAGATCGTAATCACAGTGGTTACCAGTTGAGTACACAATCAGAGGAATTAAAGAAAATAAgcctaaatttaaattaa